Proteins from a single region of Halalkalibaculum roseum:
- the argC gene encoding N-acetyl-gamma-glutamyl-phosphate reductase produces the protein MIKAGIVGGSGYAAGELIRLLLFHPKVEIKFIFSSSMSGSPATEAHPDLIGDTNLHFSSSLEKDIDVLFLCTGHGQSRNFLNEHSIPKDVTVIDLSRDFRLSESSSFEQRSFVYGLPELHSNAIKKAGSIANPGCYATAIQLALLPLASEKLLKSDVHVHGITGSTGAGKSLSETTHFSWRHANISHYKAFQHQHLDEIEQSLTGLQPSFSSSINFIPMRGNFTRGIFTTAYCHCDLTIEKAVDLYRDYYLDAPFTHVTTNEVELKQAVGSNKCILKLEKHGNKLLITSIIDNLLKGASGQAVQNMNLIFGLDEASGIQLKTNRF, from the coding sequence ATGATTAAAGCAGGAATAGTTGGTGGAAGCGGCTATGCGGCAGGTGAATTAATCAGACTGTTGCTTTTCCATCCTAAAGTAGAAATAAAATTTATTTTCAGCTCTAGTATGAGTGGAAGTCCCGCCACTGAAGCTCACCCGGACCTGATTGGTGATACAAACCTTCATTTCAGCAGTTCGCTGGAGAAAGATATCGACGTGTTATTTCTTTGTACCGGTCATGGACAGTCCAGAAATTTTCTGAATGAACACTCCATACCTAAAGATGTCACAGTTATAGATCTGAGTCGTGATTTCAGGCTCAGTGAGTCATCGTCATTTGAACAAAGATCATTTGTCTATGGTCTTCCTGAATTACATTCGAATGCCATTAAAAAGGCGGGTAGCATTGCAAATCCGGGATGCTATGCCACTGCCATACAGCTAGCTCTGCTTCCGCTGGCAAGCGAAAAACTACTAAAAAGCGACGTTCATGTTCATGGCATCACCGGATCAACCGGGGCCGGAAAATCTCTTTCTGAAACCACTCACTTCAGCTGGAGGCATGCCAATATATCCCACTACAAAGCTTTTCAACACCAGCATCTTGATGAAATCGAACAGAGCCTGACCGGGCTTCAGCCTTCGTTCAGCAGTTCAATCAACTTCATACCCATGCGGGGTAATTTTACACGGGGCATATTTACAACGGCCTATTGTCATTGCGATCTCACCATCGAAAAGGCAGTCGACTTATACCGTGATTATTACCTTGATGCTCCTTTTACCCATGTCACCACGAATGAGGTCGAACTCAAGCAGGCTGTGGGCAGTAACAAGTGCATACTCAAACTCGAAAAGCACGGAAACAAACTTCTAATCACTTCGATAATTGACAACCTGCTAAAAGGCGCTTCCGGGCAGGCTGTGCAAAATATGAATCTGATCTTCGGGCTGGATGAGGCATCCGGCATACAACTTAAAACTAACCGATTCTAA